In a single window of the Methanolobus psychrophilus R15 genome:
- a CDS encoding 30S ribosomal protein S15P, with translation MSEEEITKVIMDMWKQGVSTSVIGMTLRDKYGVPDVKVVTKKKLGQIIKEKGEQSAVPEDLYNLIVKAIGIRKHIVGNHKDVHNKRSLHNTEAKIRRLVKYYQSTKILSADWKYKPETAEMLITR, from the coding sequence ATGAGTGAGGAAGAGATCACAAAGGTCATAATGGACATGTGGAAACAGGGAGTTAGTACGAGCGTGATTGGAATGACACTGAGGGACAAATACGGAGTTCCCGATGTCAAGGTCGTCACCAAGAAGAAGCTTGGCCAAATCATAAAAGAGAAAGGAGAGCAGTCTGCTGTTCCTGAAGACCTGTACAACCTAATAGTTAAGGCAATAGGAATCAGGAAGCACATTGTAGGCAACCACAAGGATGTTCACAACAAACGCTCCCTTCATAACACAGAAGCCAAGATCAGAAGGCTGGTCAAGTACTACCAGTCCACAAAGATCCTCTCTGCAGACTGGAAATACAAGCCAGAAACCGCAGAAATGCTGATCACAAGATAA
- a CDS encoding phosphoesterase, RecJ-like protein has translation MARQAAGVIEDHEYVRVISHNDADGLTSASIICQALLRKGIRFHTTIVPRLDSSVVDTVISSAREKDLVVFCDMGSGQSEILSGITNSIIILDHHVPVGNSPAKVVVNPHLAGIDGAMHISASGTTYFVAKALDPANVDLAGLAIAGAVGDKQLMDTVNGTILKEAIEADIVSVRKGLRMGDGNIADVLEYTPEPYLDITGDRQKIDEFLDILGLQGNVSELSGEQMKKLASAIALKLAKKSTLEAIEASIGDVYYLNKEPVKNVYDMVAIFNTCGRMEKAGIALSIGMRDKTHLEEARKMAIGYQRSIVGNIKVASDMLRIGQNIGYLITKDMESTGMVASTMVRYINPDMPFVAVNQVDDIVKVSARGTRTLVTKGLDLAFALREASKAVGGEGGGHNVASGASIPPGTEEQFINKVDEIVGQQLGKK, from the coding sequence ATGGCCAGGCAGGCGGCTGGTGTAATAGAAGACCATGAATATGTACGGGTCATATCTCATAACGATGCCGATGGGCTCACATCTGCATCCATCATCTGCCAGGCTCTTCTGAGAAAGGGCATCCGGTTCCATACCACTATAGTCCCAAGACTGGACAGCTCCGTGGTCGATACGGTCATTTCAAGTGCCAGAGAGAAAGACCTGGTAGTTTTCTGTGATATGGGAAGCGGGCAGTCTGAGATCCTTTCAGGAATAACTAACAGTATCATCATCCTCGACCATCATGTTCCGGTGGGTAACTCGCCTGCCAAGGTAGTTGTAAATCCTCACCTTGCAGGAATCGATGGTGCAATGCACATCTCTGCTTCCGGGACCACATACTTTGTAGCAAAGGCACTGGACCCGGCCAATGTGGACCTTGCTGGTCTGGCCATCGCAGGCGCTGTAGGAGACAAACAGTTAATGGACACTGTTAACGGCACCATCCTTAAGGAAGCAATCGAAGCGGACATTGTGTCCGTCAGGAAAGGGTTGAGAATGGGGGATGGCAATATAGCAGACGTGCTTGAATACACTCCGGAACCCTACCTGGATATAACCGGGGACAGACAGAAGATCGATGAGTTCCTGGACATCCTCGGACTGCAGGGGAACGTCAGCGAACTTTCGGGCGAGCAGATGAAGAAACTGGCATCGGCCATTGCCCTGAAACTGGCAAAGAAATCAACTTTAGAAGCCATAGAAGCCTCCATTGGGGATGTATACTACCTAAACAAAGAGCCTGTGAAGAATGTCTACGACATGGTGGCTATCTTTAACACTTGCGGCAGAATGGAAAAAGCCGGCATCGCCCTTTCTATTGGTATGCGGGATAAGACACATCTTGAAGAAGCCCGGAAGATGGCGATCGGATATCAGCGATCCATTGTCGGGAACATCAAGGTTGCCAGTGATATGCTTCGCATCGGACAGAACATAGGCTATCTTATCACAAAAGACATGGAGTCCACTGGAATGGTTGCAAGCACCATGGTCAGGTACATCAATCCGGACATGCCCTTTGTGGCTGTGAACCAGGTGGATGATATTGTCAAAGTCTCTGCAAGGGGTACAAGAACACTGGTCACAAAAGGTCTTGACCTTGCATTCGCCCTGAGGGAAGCCTCAAAGGCCGTGGGCGGAGAAGGAGGAGGCCATAATGTAGCATCGGGAGCCTCAATACCCCCTGGTACTGAGGAGCAGTTCATCAATAAGGTGGACGAGATAGTGGGACAGCAGCTCGGGAAAAAATGA
- a CDS encoding transposase produces the protein MDDLTDFALNEEYKRLQSVGDKLAEIESLIDWKPFRPILESMYKNRTASGGRPEADVIVMFKMLVLQQWHGLSDAELERQCIDRISFRKFLGFPEYVPDSKTVWSFRKRISDNGKEKEIWDEMQKQLNALGLKIKKGMIQDATFIHSNPGHAKADEPRGKDAKTARSKDGTWAKKGGKSHFGYKLHTIIDKEYELIRRFETTTASVHDSQVDLSEVGEVVYRDKGYFGAVAKGFAATMQRAVRGHPLGINDVLRNERISVQRVPCERVYAVAKEVFKAGKVLVTNVERVNVKMLITAFSFNLHQLRTLKRKGTI, from the coding sequence ATGGATGATTTGACTGATTTTGCTCTTAATGAAGAATATAAACGCCTTCAATCCGTTGGAGACAAGCTTGCAGAAATAGAATCACTTATTGATTGGAAACCGTTTCGTCCAATTCTGGAATCAATGTACAAGAACAGAACAGCTTCAGGCGGCAGGCCTGAAGCTGATGTTATTGTGATGTTTAAAATGCTTGTTCTACAACAATGGCATGGTCTTTCTGATGCTGAACTTGAAAGACAGTGTATTGACAGAATATCCTTTAGGAAATTTCTGGGGTTTCCTGAATATGTTCCAGACAGTAAAACTGTCTGGTCATTTAGAAAGAGAATTAGCGATAATGGAAAAGAGAAAGAAATATGGGACGAGATGCAAAAACAGCTTAATGCTCTTGGATTGAAGATCAAAAAAGGGATGATCCAGGATGCCACATTCATCCACTCCAACCCTGGACATGCTAAAGCTGATGAACCTCGTGGAAAGGATGCTAAAACAGCTAGAAGCAAAGATGGAACCTGGGCAAAAAAAGGTGGCAAATCTCATTTTGGCTACAAGCTTCATACAATTATTGATAAGGAATATGAACTGATCAGAAGATTTGAAACAACAACTGCATCAGTACATGATTCACAGGTAGATCTATCTGAAGTGGGTGAAGTAGTCTACCGTGACAAAGGATACTTTGGAGCAGTTGCAAAGGGTTTTGCAGCAACAATGCAAAGAGCGGTAAGAGGACATCCATTAGGAATAAACGATGTTCTCAGAAATGAAAGGATAAGTGTACAGCGAGTTCCATGTGAAAGAGTCTATGCAGTAGCAAAGGAAGTGTTCAAAGCAGGAAAAGTGCTTGTCACAAATGTGGAAAGGGTGAATGTAAAAATGCTGATTACAGCTTTTTCTTTTAATCTTCATCAATTGAGAACACTGAAAAGGAAGGGAACTATCTAA
- a CDS encoding phosphoglucomutase/phosphomannomutase alpha/beta/subunit, translating to MKLFGSSGIRGVTNKDVTIDLALKVGMALGKSKKNAVIGRDPRVAGEMIEHAVISGLASSGCRVVRVGIVTTPTLAYSARDYDCGVMITASHNPAEYVGIKLWNPDGMAFDSKQQEEIESIIENEDFVRVRWDKAGDITSHDNAVREHMDMILKNVGRASMRVVLDCGCGAGGTITPFLLREMGCEVITLNSQLDGHFPARNPEPNEKNLGLLRKAVVEFDARLGIAHDGDADRMMAVDEKGNFVSGDEMLAIFGHYECKGGAKVCVPVDTSLVVDDALEGSEVIRTRVGDVYVAEEMKKHITDFGGEPSGSWIFPRISYCPDGIYAAARLVEIVRETKLSQLRESLPQYPTLRGTIPCADCAKEGVMETIKSKLQPLGKVSDIDGIRVEMDNGWVLVRPSGTEPKIRITAQARENVEKLYAMAEGIVKESLK from the coding sequence ATGAAACTGTTCGGTTCTTCAGGCATAAGGGGAGTCACAAACAAGGATGTTACAATTGACCTGGCCCTTAAAGTAGGCATGGCACTTGGAAAGTCAAAAAAGAATGCAGTTATCGGCAGGGACCCGCGGGTTGCAGGCGAAATGATAGAGCATGCAGTTATCAGCGGACTTGCCAGTTCTGGATGCAGGGTTGTCCGTGTGGGGATTGTGACAACTCCCACACTTGCATATTCTGCACGGGATTATGACTGCGGAGTAATGATAACGGCATCCCATAACCCGGCTGAGTACGTGGGAATCAAGCTCTGGAACCCTGACGGGATGGCTTTTGATTCAAAACAGCAGGAAGAGATAGAGTCTATCATAGAAAATGAGGACTTCGTGCGTGTGCGATGGGACAAGGCAGGCGACATTACCTCACACGATAATGCCGTCAGGGAACACATGGACATGATCCTGAAGAATGTCGGAAGGGCATCCATGAGAGTTGTGCTGGACTGCGGCTGCGGGGCAGGAGGGACCATAACCCCCTTCCTTTTAAGGGAAATGGGATGCGAGGTCATCACACTTAATAGCCAGCTTGACGGGCATTTCCCCGCCCGCAACCCGGAGCCCAATGAAAAGAACCTTGGATTGCTTAGGAAAGCAGTAGTTGAGTTCGATGCCCGTCTGGGAATCGCCCACGATGGTGATGCCGACAGGATGATGGCTGTTGACGAAAAGGGCAACTTCGTATCAGGCGACGAGATGCTTGCTATTTTCGGGCACTACGAGTGCAAAGGCGGGGCGAAGGTATGCGTGCCGGTGGATACTTCCCTTGTTGTCGACGACGCCCTTGAAGGCTCCGAGGTAATACGAACAAGGGTTGGGGATGTGTATGTAGCCGAAGAGATGAAGAAGCACATCACAGACTTTGGAGGAGAGCCTTCGGGAAGCTGGATCTTTCCAAGGATATCCTATTGCCCCGACGGAATATATGCCGCTGCGAGGCTTGTTGAGATAGTCCGGGAAACAAAGCTATCACAGCTCAGGGAATCACTTCCTCAATACCCGACCCTCAGGGGCACCATCCCCTGTGCAGACTGTGCAAAAGAAGGGGTTATGGAAACGATCAAGTCAAAACTTCAGCCCCTTGGAAAGGTTTCGGATATTGACGGTATCCGGGTTGAGATGGATAACGGCTGGGTGCTTGTCCGGCCTTCGGGAACCGAGCCCAAGATACGTATCACTGCCCAGGCAAGGGAGAATGTGGAAAAACTATACGCAATGGCTGAGGGCATAGTAAAGGAGAGCCTTAAATGA
- the udg gene encoding uracil-DNA glycosylase has product MGKLQGIDICAVVDEMANAGFGHLEESILQCSECALCEGATNPVIMKGSRNPRVLFIGEAPGKTEDMTGIPFSGRAGKKLDEMIGYMGLSAEDYAVINAVKCRPPNNRKPLKSEIELCRPFLMAQIRMLGPQVIILLGNTAEEAFCRSKKLEWGIPKVSGGISILKIYHPAAMIYQRSRIEEQKALIDTNRYLWE; this is encoded by the coding sequence ATGGGAAAATTACAAGGTATTGATATCTGCGCAGTGGTTGATGAAATGGCCAATGCAGGTTTTGGACATCTGGAAGAGTCAATCCTGCAATGTTCGGAGTGTGCTCTTTGCGAAGGTGCCACTAATCCGGTGATAATGAAAGGTTCGCGCAATCCCAGGGTGCTGTTCATCGGCGAGGCACCGGGCAAGACCGAGGATATGACGGGTATCCCTTTCAGCGGGAGGGCCGGAAAGAAACTGGATGAGATGATAGGATACATGGGCCTGTCAGCTGAGGATTACGCAGTCATCAATGCAGTGAAGTGTCGCCCTCCGAACAACCGCAAGCCCCTGAAAAGTGAGATCGAGCTTTGCCGTCCATTCCTGATGGCCCAGATCAGGATGCTAGGCCCGCAGGTCATCATCCTGCTTGGTAATACTGCAGAGGAAGCTTTCTGCCGGAGCAAGAAGCTTGAATGGGGCATTCCGAAGGTATCGGGCGGTATCAGCATATTGAAGATCTACCACCCGGCAGCCATGATATACCAGCGCTCAAGGATAGAAGAGCAAAAAGCGCTCATAGATACTAACAGGTACCTGTGGGAATGA
- a CDS encoding histidyl-tRNA synthetase — protein sequence MIISRPRGTRDFLPEDTRCRRNVENILRKVVRNWGFQEIITPTFESLELFTLKSGEGIVGELYNFTDKGEREMTLRPELTAPVMRMYVNEMQARQRPLKLFYFENCFRYERPQKGRFREFWQFGVELIGSDKADADAEVIALASEMLKSVGIRGDLHVNHLGVIRHLLSILETEQQSRIMRLVDKKEQQGLEDYLAEISAPADLRMKLVELITLTGSDAIQRARMLVGDIPELAVYQELLTLLDTYGVEYTIDFGIARGLDYYTGTVFEIYAEGLGAQKQVCGGGSYQLIKLFGGGDVPSTGFGLGFDRIMEVCTIEPEEVKPVVIIAMEATRLDAVKIAVQLRPYMPVHVDLMKRNFKAQLSYANYLEAGYAIIIGEKEASAGKVMLKDMHSGEQELLTVEEVIRRLGNLGSENGSAVQEHIE from the coding sequence ACGTAGAGAACATCTTACGCAAGGTGGTCAGGAACTGGGGATTCCAGGAAATAATCACCCCTACATTCGAGTCACTTGAGCTGTTCACGTTGAAATCAGGAGAGGGCATAGTCGGAGAACTGTACAATTTCACCGACAAGGGAGAGAGAGAAATGACCCTGCGCCCGGAACTCACGGCACCTGTCATGAGGATGTACGTTAACGAGATGCAGGCCCGCCAGAGGCCCCTCAAGTTGTTTTATTTTGAGAATTGTTTCAGGTACGAGCGCCCGCAGAAGGGACGCTTCAGGGAATTCTGGCAGTTCGGGGTAGAGCTTATTGGAAGTGATAAGGCAGATGCTGATGCGGAGGTCATCGCACTTGCCAGTGAGATGCTTAAGTCAGTGGGCATCCGGGGAGACCTGCATGTGAACCATCTGGGAGTTATCAGACACCTGCTCAGCATCCTTGAGACAGAGCAGCAAAGCAGGATAATGAGGCTCGTGGACAAAAAAGAGCAACAGGGACTTGAAGACTACCTTGCGGAGATCAGTGCGCCCGCAGACCTGCGCATGAAACTGGTCGAACTTATCACCCTTACAGGCAGCGATGCCATCCAAAGGGCGCGGATGCTTGTTGGCGACATACCGGAGCTTGCAGTTTACCAGGAACTTCTTACTCTGCTGGATACCTACGGGGTCGAGTATACAATAGATTTTGGCATTGCGAGGGGACTGGATTACTATACCGGCACTGTTTTTGAGATATACGCAGAGGGACTCGGCGCCCAGAAGCAGGTATGCGGAGGCGGGTCCTACCAGCTCATCAAGCTATTTGGGGGCGGAGACGTTCCCTCCACAGGCTTTGGACTGGGCTTTGACAGGATAATGGAAGTATGCACAATCGAGCCGGAGGAAGTAAAACCAGTAGTTATCATCGCAATGGAAGCCACAAGACTTGATGCTGTAAAGATCGCCGTGCAGCTTCGCCCTTACATGCCGGTCCATGTAGACCTGATGAAGCGCAACTTCAAAGCCCAGCTATCCTATGCCAACTACCTCGAGGCAGGATACGCCATAATCATAGGTGAAAAGGAGGCCAGCGCAGGCAAGGTCATGCTAAAGGACATGCACAGCGGAGAACAGGAACTTCTCACGGTCGAGGAGGTCATCCGCAGGCTTGGTAACCTGGGTTCTGAAAATGGCTCTGCGGTACAAGAGCATATTGAGTGA
- a CDS encoding nucleotidyl transferase, producing the protein MLPVANKPILEHVINALAKNDVQDVILIVGYEKERVMDYFGDGGEFGVKIRYIEQKAQIGTAHAILKARGSIGPEDEAFLVVNGDNIIEPNTIRDLLKSAGGDATVLACKKENATGYGVIVVDGQRIKKIVEKPQHIVSHLINTGIYLFRPHIFEIIERTPLTHTGEYAITDTLQIMIDEGMRVMMANTFSDWLDAPYSWDLLKANPIVLGEFEQDLQKGTIEEGAVVKGSVSIGSNTTIRSGCYIVGPVVIGDNCDIGPNAVILPSTSIGDNISIASFTQIQNSIIMSNVRIGTHSSISNSVIGSNITIGSHFVTEEKEKLMIEIEGSLHFADKLGTIIGDDTEIGSNVLVRAGIMIYPNCRINSGKILTEALAQNSLVI; encoded by the coding sequence ATGTTGCCGGTGGCAAACAAGCCAATCCTGGAACATGTAATAAACGCACTCGCCAAAAACGATGTTCAGGACGTCATACTCATTGTTGGGTATGAAAAAGAACGCGTGATGGACTATTTTGGAGATGGGGGCGAGTTCGGAGTGAAAATCCGCTACATCGAACAAAAGGCACAGATAGGGACCGCACATGCCATACTCAAGGCGCGGGGTAGTATAGGCCCTGAAGACGAGGCCTTTCTGGTTGTCAACGGGGATAATATCATTGAACCCAATACCATCCGCGACCTTTTGAAAAGCGCTGGAGGCGATGCGACAGTCCTGGCATGCAAGAAAGAGAACGCCACAGGATACGGGGTCATAGTAGTTGACGGGCAACGCATCAAAAAGATAGTTGAGAAACCCCAGCACATAGTAAGCCACCTTATCAACACGGGGATATACCTCTTCAGGCCGCATATCTTTGAAATAATAGAAAGGACGCCGCTTACACACACCGGCGAGTATGCTATCACGGACACTCTTCAGATAATGATCGATGAGGGAATGCGAGTGATGATGGCGAACACATTCTCCGACTGGCTTGATGCTCCTTATTCCTGGGACCTCTTAAAGGCTAATCCGATAGTCCTTGGAGAGTTCGAGCAGGATCTGCAGAAAGGCACAATTGAAGAAGGGGCCGTGGTCAAAGGGAGTGTTTCCATAGGCAGCAATACAACCATCCGTTCAGGATGCTACATCGTAGGCCCCGTGGTGATAGGAGATAACTGCGATATCGGTCCCAATGCCGTCATATTACCTTCAACAAGTATCGGGGACAATATTTCTATTGCCTCTTTCACACAGATACAGAACAGCATAATAATGAGCAATGTCCGTATAGGGACGCACTCATCAATTTCCAACTCCGTTATTGGAAGCAATATCACGATAGGTTCGCATTTTGTCACTGAGGAAAAAGAAAAGCTTATGATAGAGATAGAAGGCAGCCTCCACTTTGCGGACAAACTGGGAACGATCATAGGCGATGACACTGAAATAGGCAGTAATGTACTTGTAAGAGCAGGGATTATGATATATCCGAATTGCCGGATAAACTCGGGCAAGATACTAACAGAAGCACTGGCTCAAAACTCACTTGTCATATAA
- a CDS encoding glutamine--fructose-6-phosphate transaminase — MCGIIGYVGKEPAAPILLESLKRLEYRGYDSAGITVLNSTIETYKTVGRIADLEMVLPAEIIANVGIGHTRWATHGRPETRNAHPHLSSGVSVVHNGIIENYLELKERLTGLGYEFESDTDTEVIVHLLHYNMNNGGNSIDLLTAMRKTVRELEGSYAIASLCCNEPDSVVFARKDSPLVIGIGETGNYAASDVTAFLKHTKNVIYISDHEVGCIHPEAIRIYDLDGNLLEKPTEVIEWDLEAAEKSGYEHFMLKEIHEQPTSIQSTFAGKLMELEGTVKMEELYLNHEQIKHLRRATIVACGTSWNAGILGKYLFEKLAGIHTDIETASEFRYGNPVLCGEELTIAVTQSGETADTLAAVRSSKSYGCRTVAITNVVGSTITRESDSVLYTRAGPEIGVAATKTFTAQLITLYMLAIHMGRIRGVITADEAKNLIVNLKRLPGQIQRILSRKEKIKECAEQFADKRDYFFIGRYLNYPVALEGALKLKEISYIHAEGYAAGELKHGPLALITEETPVVAIATKGHTYDKILSNIKEVKARNAVVIAVANEDDKEIEKYADVVLRIPTSHEMTSPVLSSVVLQLLAYYTALAKDCSIDKLRNLAKSVTVE, encoded by the coding sequence ATGTGTGGTATAATAGGGTACGTTGGTAAAGAACCAGCCGCACCGATCTTACTGGAGTCGCTGAAAAGACTCGAATACAGAGGATACGATTCTGCAGGGATCACAGTCCTTAACAGCACGATCGAGACATACAAGACAGTAGGAAGGATAGCAGACCTGGAAATGGTCCTGCCTGCAGAAATAATAGCCAACGTGGGAATCGGCCACACCAGGTGGGCAACCCATGGAAGGCCAGAAACACGGAACGCGCATCCGCACCTTTCATCCGGTGTTTCGGTAGTACATAACGGGATCATTGAGAATTACCTGGAGCTAAAAGAAAGACTCACAGGGCTTGGATATGAGTTCGAGTCGGATACGGACACCGAGGTCATCGTCCATCTGCTCCATTACAATATGAACAACGGCGGCAACAGCATCGATCTGCTTACAGCGATGCGCAAAACCGTTAGAGAGCTCGAGGGTTCCTATGCCATAGCATCCCTATGCTGCAACGAGCCTGATAGTGTGGTTTTTGCCCGCAAGGACAGCCCGCTTGTGATAGGGATTGGCGAAACCGGGAACTATGCAGCTTCAGATGTAACTGCGTTCTTGAAACATACAAAGAATGTCATCTATATCAGCGACCATGAGGTAGGCTGCATACACCCTGAAGCTATCAGAATATACGATCTTGATGGCAACCTGCTGGAAAAGCCTACAGAGGTCATTGAGTGGGACCTTGAGGCTGCCGAGAAATCGGGTTATGAGCACTTCATGCTTAAAGAGATACATGAGCAACCCACATCCATCCAGAGCACCTTTGCAGGAAAACTGATGGAGCTCGAAGGCACTGTCAAAATGGAGGAGCTCTATCTTAACCATGAGCAGATCAAACACCTGCGCAGGGCCACGATAGTTGCTTGCGGGACATCATGGAATGCCGGGATACTCGGGAAATACCTTTTTGAAAAACTTGCAGGCATTCACACAGATATCGAGACAGCCTCAGAGTTCAGGTACGGAAATCCTGTGCTGTGCGGAGAGGAACTTACCATTGCCGTCACACAGTCCGGGGAGACCGCGGACACACTTGCTGCCGTGAGGAGTTCCAAATCCTACGGATGCAGAACAGTAGCCATCACCAATGTTGTGGGAAGCACTATCACAAGAGAGTCCGACAGTGTTCTATATACACGTGCTGGGCCGGAAATTGGGGTTGCTGCCACAAAGACCTTCACAGCGCAACTGATCACGCTCTACATGCTTGCCATCCACATGGGAAGGATAAGAGGAGTCATCACAGCAGACGAGGCAAAGAACCTCATAGTGAACCTCAAACGCCTTCCGGGCCAGATACAGAGGATACTTAGCAGGAAAGAGAAGATAAAGGAGTGTGCTGAGCAGTTCGCTGACAAGAGGGATTATTTCTTTATCGGACGCTACCTCAACTACCCCGTAGCCCTGGAAGGAGCTCTTAAGCTCAAGGAGATCTCCTATATACACGCTGAAGGATATGCCGCAGGAGAACTGAAGCACGGGCCACTTGCACTCATCACAGAGGAGACTCCGGTAGTTGCCATTGCCACCAAGGGGCACACATATGACAAGATACTCAGCAACATCAAGGAAGTCAAAGCCCGCAATGCTGTTGTGATAGCTGTCGCTAATGAGGACGATAAGGAAATTGAAAAGTATGCAGATGTAGTGCTAAGGATTCCCACCTCTCACGAAATGACCTCACCTGTACTCTCTTCCGTTGTACTCCAGCTGCTAGCATATTATACCGCACTTGCAAAGGACTGCTCCATCGATAAGCTGAGGAATCTTGCAAAGAGCGTTACTGTTGAATGA
- a CDS encoding nucleotidyl transferase: MKAVILAAGEGTRMRPLTASRPKVMLPIANKPMMEHTIDAAVKAGIIDFVIISGYCEDSIKGYFGDGSRKGIRIEYVHQDAQLGTANAIGYAKGHVDGRFVVLNGDMLISSEHIRHLISIDKDAVITVKEVDDPSHFGVIETEGDRVIRIIEKPQHPPSNLANAGIYLFTEAIFDFIARTQLSPRGELEITDSLQMMIDNGYNVGYEILDTDWIDIGRPWDLLDANKVLLGNIKGRCEGIVEPYATLHGEVTIGKGTLIRNGSYIIGPVVIGDDCDIGPNCFIRPSTAIGNNVHIGNAVEVKNSIIMADTKIGHLTYLGDSVIGFKCNFGAGTKVANLRHDGKNIKCSVKGKTVDTGRRKLGVIMGDDVHTGINTSINVGMMMEAGSCSHPGEVVTPGRKTN, from the coding sequence ATGAAAGCAGTGATCCTTGCTGCTGGCGAAGGTACAAGGATGCGACCGCTCACGGCATCCAGGCCAAAGGTGATGCTTCCGATAGCTAACAAGCCAATGATGGAGCACACTATAGATGCAGCGGTCAAAGCCGGAATAATAGACTTTGTTATCATCTCAGGTTATTGCGAAGATTCGATCAAGGGTTATTTTGGTGATGGCAGCAGAAAAGGGATAAGGATTGAATATGTGCATCAGGATGCTCAGCTTGGTACTGCCAATGCCATCGGATATGCCAAAGGACATGTTGACGGCCGGTTCGTGGTGCTCAACGGGGACATGCTGATAAGTTCCGAGCATATCAGACACCTGATATCGATAGATAAGGATGCAGTCATCACCGTGAAAGAAGTCGATGACCCATCCCATTTCGGAGTGATAGAGACCGAAGGTGACAGGGTTATAAGGATAATCGAGAAGCCCCAGCACCCGCCAAGCAACCTGGCCAATGCCGGCATATACCTTTTTACAGAAGCTATTTTCGACTTCATAGCAAGGACGCAGCTATCTCCAAGAGGAGAGCTTGAGATAACTGATTCACTGCAAATGATGATAGACAACGGCTACAATGTCGGGTATGAGATACTTGACACGGACTGGATAGATATCGGCAGGCCCTGGGACCTGCTTGACGCCAACAAGGTGCTGCTCGGGAATATAAAAGGCCGGTGTGAGGGCATTGTGGAGCCCTATGCCACCCTGCACGGAGAGGTCACTATCGGTAAGGGCACATTGATCCGCAATGGATCTTATATTATTGGTCCGGTGGTGATTGGGGATGATTGCGATATCGGACCTAACTGCTTTATCAGGCCATCCACGGCGATCGGTAACAATGTCCATATAGGCAATGCGGTGGAAGTCAAGAACAGCATCATCATGGCCGACACCAAAATAGGGCATCTGACCTACCTCGGAGACAGCGTCATCGGGTTCAAATGTAATTTCGGCGCTGGTACAAAGGTAGCTAACCTGAGGCATGACGGAAAGAACATCAAATGCTCAGTTAAAGGCAAGACAGTGGATACCGGCAGGAGAAAGCTTGGGGTCATCATGGGCGATGACGTGCACACAGGCATCAACACCAGCATCAACGTGGGCATGATGATGGAAGCAGGCAGCTGCAGCCATCCCGGGGAAGTCGTTACGCCGGGCAGAAAAACTAATTAG